AGTCGGCGCGCCCCTGGCGGTAGCTCTCGGGGATCACCAGGTCGATGTTGCGTCCAACCAGCTCGTCGCGGCGGTAGCCGTAGAGGCGCTCGGCGGAGGCATTGAGGCCTTCGATCACGCCCTCCTCGTCGATGATCACCACGCCGTCCACCGCGGTTTCCAGAATGGCACGCAGGCGTACCTCGTTGCTCTGCACCTGGTGGAACAGCTGGCGATAGCGCAGCAAGCCGTTGACCCCGGCGACGAAGATGGTCAGCGAGACAGTGATCAGCGCCACCGCCAGGGCCAGGAACAGGCTGTAACTGGCTTCACCGGTAAGTGGCGCGGCCACGCCGACGAAACGCGCGGCGGCCATGCCGGTGTAATGCATGCCACTGATGGCCAGGCCCATGACCACGCCACTGACCACGATCGCGCGCCCGGAACTCAGGCGTCCACGCAGGCCGAAGCGCACCCACAGGGCGAGAATCGCCAGCACCACCGCCACCAGGATCGACAGGGCGAAGACCCAGGGGTCATAACGCAGCAGTGGTGCCATGCGCATCGCCGCCATGCCGCTGTAATGCATGGCACCAATCCCGGCGCCGACTAGCACGCCACTGCCGATCAGCTGCAGACCGCTGACCTGACGCCGCGCTAGCAACTGCAGGGCGACCCAGGAGGCGCCCAGGCTGGGCAGCAGCGACAGCAGGGTCAGGCTCGGCGCGTAGGACACCGGGGTGCACAGCTGGAATGCCAGCATGCCGATGAAGTGCATGGCCCAGACGCCGCCCCCCAGGGCCAGCGAGCCGGTCAGCAGCGCCGTCTGCCGGTGCAGGGTGTTGCGGCTCAGGCGCGCCATGCCGGCCACCTGCAGGGCCATGCCCGAGGTGAAGGTGGCAATCGCCAGCGACAGCAACACCAGCCAGGGGCTGTAGCTGCCCTGCAGCAGCAGGCTGGGATCGCTGGTATCGAGGAACAGGCTGGTCAGATAGGACATCGGATTCTGGCGGCCGTGAAAGTGCGCAGGTCTAGGACAAGTGAAGCAGTGCGTGGCGAATTCGGCGGCCCGCCTGCCTGGCCATTAGATCGCCATCAGCGGCGAAGCTCCAGTGCAATCGTGCATCGACGCACCAGCGCATCGGCGGCCGACGGCATTCCTTGAGCCATGAAAAAGCCCGCCGAAGCGGGCTTGTTCAACACCAACAGGGGATCAGGCGGAGAGCTCCACCAGCAGCTTGTTCAGGCGGCGCACATAGGCAGCCGGATCCTTCAGGCTGTCGCCGGCGGCCAGGGCGGCCTGGTCGAACAGGATGTGCGACAGCTCACCGAAGCGGTCTTCGTCCTGCTCGCCGTCGAGCTTCTCGATCAGCGGGTGCGCCGGGTTGATCTCGAAGATCGGCTTGGCGTCCGGCACCTTCTGCCCACTGGCTTCGAGGATCTGACGCATCTGCAGGCCGAGATCCTGCTCGCCGATGGCGAGGATCGCCGGCGAATCGGTCAGGCGGTGCGACACGCGCACTTCCGCGACCTGCTCAGCGAGCGCACCCTTGAGACGCTCGACCAGGCCTTCCTTGGTCTTGGCGATTTCTTCCTGGGCCTTCTTGTCCTCTTCCGAGTCCAGCTTGCCGAGGTCGAGGTCGCCGCGCGCCACATCGACGAACTGCTTGCCGTCGAACTCGCTGAGGTAGCTCATCAGCCACTCGTCGATGCGGTCGGTGAGCAGCAGCACTTCGATGCCTTTCTTGCGGAACACTTCCAGGTGCGGGCTGTTGCGTACCTGGGCATAGCTCTCGCCGGTGAGGAAGTAGATCTTGTCCTGGCCGTCCTTGAGGCGGCCCAGGTAGTCGGCCAGGCCCACGGACTGCTCGCCGGAGTCGTCGCTGGTGGAGGCGAAGCGCAGCAGCGTGGCGATCTTCTCCTTGTTGGCGAAGTCTTCCGCCGGGCCTTCCTTGAGCACCTGGCCAAAGTTCTTCCAGAAGCTCTTGTATTGCTCCGGTTCGTTCTTCGCCAGCTTCTCCAGCATGTCCAGCACGCGCTTGGTCAGTGCCGACTTCATCGACTCGACCACCGGGCCGGCCTGGAGGATTTCACGGGAGACGTTGAGCGACAGGTCGTTGGAGTCGACCACGCCCTTGATGAAGCGCAGGTACAGCGGCAGGAACTGGTCGGCCTGATCCATGATGAACACGCGCTGTACATACAGCTTCAGGCCGCGTGGCGCTTCGCGCTGGTACAGGTCGAACGGCGCGCGGGCCGGCACGTAGAGCAGCGAGGTGTATTCCAGCTTGCCTTCGACCTTGTTGTGGCTCCAGCTCAGCGGGTTCTCGTAGTCGTGGCCGACGTGCTTGTAGAACTCCTGGTATTCCTCGTCCTTGATCTCGCTACGGCCGCGTGTCCACAGCGCGCTGGCGCGGTTGACGGTTTCCCATTCCGGCTCGGCCGATTGTTCGGCCTCTTCGCCGTGGTGTTCCTTGGGCAGCTCGATCGGCAGGGCGATATGGTCGGAGTACTTCTTGACCACGTTGCGCAGGCGCCAGCCATCGGCGAACTCGTTCTGCTCGGCCTTCAGGTGCAGGACGATGCGGGTGCCGCGCTCGGCCTTGTCGATGGTCGCGACCTGGAACTCGCCCTCGCCCTTGCTCGACCAGTGCACGCCCTCGGCGGCCGGCAGGCCGGCGCGGCGGGTGAACACGTCCACCTGATCGGCAACGATGAACGCCGAGTAGAAACCCACGCCGAACTGACCGATCAGGTGCGAGTCCTTCTTCTGGTCGCCGGTGAGGTTCTTCATGAAGTCGGCGGTGCCGGACTTGGCGATGGTGCCGAGGTGGGCGATCACTTCCTCGCGACTCATGCCGATGCCGTTGTCTTCGAGGGTGACGGTATTGGCTGCCTTGTCGAAGGAGAGGCGGATCTTCAGCTCGCCGCCACCTTCGAGCAGCTCGGGCTTGGCCAGGGCTTCGAAGCGCAGCTTGTCGGCGGCATCCGAAGCGTTGGAAATCAGCTCACGGAGGAAGATTTCCTTGTTCGAATACAGCGAATGGATCATGAGGTGAAGCAGTTGCTTCACTTCGGTCTGGAAGCCCAGGGTTTCTTTTTGAGTTTCCACACTCATGGTCGTCGAACTCCACATGCAGGACAGGCCGCAAATGCGGCGGATGTCATGCAGATGGGGGCTTCATTCGGGATTTCAAGTGCTTGCGCAGCGAGCCCGATCTAGACGTCATCCCCGCGCAGGAGGGGATCCAGCGGCCGGCGACTCCGCTCGTTCCTGCTTCACCGAGTTGGCTGAGGCGTTCTGGATCGGGAATGACGGTGTGGATGAAACAGCCCCCGCACTCCGTCATTCGTACAGACGCGGCCTCAGGGCTCGAGCAGCTCGACCTTGAGGATGTCGTCCAGGCGCAGGCTGAAATTGACCTGCCCGGTGCCGCCACGCTGCTGGCTGAGGAGGATGTTGCCGCCCTCGTCGAGGCCGACGAAGCGCCCTTCGGCCAGGCCGCCGCTGGACTTGACCACGCGCATGCTCAGCCCGCGGTACAGCTGCGGGTTGCGTTGCAGGCGCAGCAGGGAGAAATGCTCGCGCCGATCCGGGCTAGCCGCCGCGCTCGCCGCACCCGGCAACGGGCTCTCGCTGCGCGGCGCGGCCGCCACCGGCGCGCTGCCGACGCTCGGCAGCGCTGGATAGCGGTCGCCCTCCACCTGCCAGCCGCGCTCGCCCTTGACCAGCACCAGTTCCAGTTGCTGGCTCTGGCCGTTGATCCGCGCCTCGGTCTGCAGCGTCGCCCGCTTGCTCGGGAAGCTCACCTGCGGCAGCGCGCTCAGCTGCACCAGGCGGCTGTTGAAGCGCCGCTGCAGATAATCCTCGATCACCCGGCCGAGGGTCTCGTTGGAGTCGAAGCTGTTGTCCAGGCGCCCGTCGTGATAACGCAGGCGGTCACTGAACAGCTGCAGGCGACCGCTCAACGTGGTTTTGAAGTGTGGTGGCAGCACCAGGTGGAAGTCGCCCTGCAGCTTGTTCGGCGGCAGCGCCTGCAGATCCAGGTGCAAGGTATAGCCCTTGCTCAAGCGCCGGGCCTCGGGCAGATCCTGTTCCGGCAACAGCCAGCTGACCTCGACCTCCGGCAGCTCGCCATCGTCGGAAGGCAGCACATCGAGACGAATCGGCGCCTTCAGCCCCTTGGGCAGGCGGATCTTCACCTCGCGCCGAGCGAAGAAATCCTCACCCTCACGCAGGCTGAGCACGCCATCGATCAGCTCGGCATGCTGCGGCAGGAACGGCTGGCCGTTGAGCTCGCCATGCAGGCGGATATCCAGCTCCGCCGGGGCCTGGGCATCGGCCTTGAGCCAGTTCAGACTGAGGATCGCCTCCAGCCGCGCGGCATCCTGGCTGGCCATCAGGGTCAGGCCGACCACCAGCGGGATGAAACCCAGGGCACT
The window above is part of the Pseudomonas alcaligenes genome. Proteins encoded here:
- the htpG gene encoding molecular chaperone HtpG, which produces MSVETQKETLGFQTEVKQLLHLMIHSLYSNKEIFLRELISNASDAADKLRFEALAKPELLEGGGELKIRLSFDKAANTVTLEDNGIGMSREEVIAHLGTIAKSGTADFMKNLTGDQKKDSHLIGQFGVGFYSAFIVADQVDVFTRRAGLPAAEGVHWSSKGEGEFQVATIDKAERGTRIVLHLKAEQNEFADGWRLRNVVKKYSDHIALPIELPKEHHGEEAEQSAEPEWETVNRASALWTRGRSEIKDEEYQEFYKHVGHDYENPLSWSHNKVEGKLEYTSLLYVPARAPFDLYQREAPRGLKLYVQRVFIMDQADQFLPLYLRFIKGVVDSNDLSLNVSREILQAGPVVESMKSALTKRVLDMLEKLAKNEPEQYKSFWKNFGQVLKEGPAEDFANKEKIATLLRFASTSDDSGEQSVGLADYLGRLKDGQDKIYFLTGESYAQVRNSPHLEVFRKKGIEVLLLTDRIDEWLMSYLSEFDGKQFVDVARGDLDLGKLDSEEDKKAQEEIAKTKEGLVERLKGALAEQVAEVRVSHRLTDSPAILAIGEQDLGLQMRQILEASGQKVPDAKPIFEINPAHPLIEKLDGEQDEDRFGELSHILFDQAALAAGDSLKDPAAYVRRLNKLLVELSA
- a CDS encoding MFS transporter; translation: MDALLILGGLLLILVGLVWLVMRAFGTSLLWGWGSLIPPLTLIYVVLHWRTARRAVGLSALGFIPLVVGLTLMASQDAARLEAILSLNWLKADAQAPAELDIRLHGELNGQPFLPQHAELIDGVLSLREGEDFFARREVKIRLPKGLKAPIRLDVLPSDDGELPEVEVSWLLPEQDLPEARRLSKGYTLHLDLQALPPNKLQGDFHLVLPPHFKTTLSGRLQLFSDRLRYHDGRLDNSFDSNETLGRVIEDYLQRRFNSRLVQLSALPQVSFPSKRATLQTEARINGQSQQLELVLVKGERGWQVEGDRYPALPSVGSAPVAAAPRSESPLPGAASAAASPDRREHFSLLRLQRNPQLYRGLSMRVVKSSGGLAEGRFVGLDEGGNILLSQQRGGTGQVNFSLRLDDILKVELLEP